One Halanaerobium hydrogeniformans genomic window, TAGGAAATATCAAAATATAATATGAATTAACTTAATGCCGTTACTTTCATTTGTAGCGGCTATTTTTAATATTTCACACTTTATGTTCCAATAAATATATTATAATTTAAATGAAAGGGTGGTCTAATGTTAGATTATGAAGTGATTGCAAAAAGGCTAAAAGAAGCCCGGAAAGAAAGGAATTATTCACAGCAGGAAGTAGCTAATTTCATTGGCAAAAAAAGAAGTCAAATATCCTATTATGCAAGAAATTAGTTTGTAGATAATTAATTAAAAATGTGATGAATATAAAATGGTTAGATAGGGTAAAAAAAAAGTATCAGATCACTGGATTTTCTTACCATCAATTCATCTGATACTTCACTAGATTAATACCTGTTTTTTTAGAGATTTAACTCTTCGTTTGGCTTCTAAATAGATATTTTGTCTGCTGCCGATAATGATTAGCAGGTATACTTTATTATCTTCTAAAATTTTAAAGATTGCTCTATATTGTCCATCAGCTAAAGTGAATTGAAAACTTCTTAATCCTTTGAGAATTCCAGATAGAGATTTACTTTTTTTAACTGGGTTATTTTCTAAAGAAATAATCTGATTAATGGCATCTTCTTTTTGATGTTTAAGTTTTTTTAAGTCGTTTTTAATTAAGTGAATAATCTCAATTGAATAATCACTCATCTAGTTTAATCCCTTCTTCTTTAGCAAAATCTCTCAAATTTTGTGTATTACCTTTTTTATATTCACTTTCCGCATATGCTGCTAATTCTACAATTGGATCCTCAATAGCTCTTGTCAATTCTACTCTTCCAGGACTAAGATTCATAAAAAGAGCATCTCCTGATTCAATATCTGCAGCCTCTCTAGCTTCTTTGGGGATTGTTATCCTGCCTCTTGAGTCAACTTTAACAACTAATTTGTCATTCATTTTATCACCACCTATTGTATTTTGTGGGTTTTACCCACACTTATATTATATAATGGGTAGAATTTTATAGCAAATAATCAATCAAATTTGCAAAATTTTTCTATATAATTTGAAAGAGTTGACTTTATAGAGTATAATTAAAATGGTGTATTTTAATTTTTAAGAGAAGGGAATAATGACTATTGATTAGGGCAGGAGGACTTTAATTGTTTTTTAAAAGATTGTTTGATTTTATACTATCAATTTTTTTAATTATTTGTTTAGCTCCATTTCTAATTATAATTGCCATTTTAATTAGACTGGAGTCAAAGGGGAGCCCAATCTTTGCCCAGGAACGAGTTGGTCAGGATAGCAATCCATTTACCATTTATAAGTTTAGAACTATGAGGATCGATACTCCTGATGTACCTACAAATGAATTTAATGATCGTGACAAATACATAACTAAGATGGGTAAGTTTCTCAGGGTGACCAGCCTTGATGAACTACCACAACTATTTAATATTTTAAAAGGTGAGATCTATATAGCCCCCTAACAGAATTGGAGAAAAAGTTTGAAAGTGATATACTCTAATTACAAGGGGGAAACACCAATGGCAAACAGAAAATATTCCGATGAAACTAAAGAACAAATTGTAAAAGAATGTCGCGAAATAGGTAACACAGCTCTTGTAGCAAGACGACATAATATTTCTAAGCATACTGTTTACAGCTGGGTCAAAAAAGCTAAAGAAACAGGATCAGTTAGATCTCTTCCTAAAGATGAAAAAAAGCAAATGAAAGAGATAGAAAATAGATTAAGTAAAATGAGCGATGAAAATGATAAGCTCAAAAAAATTGTAGCAGAAAAAGAATTAGAATTAGCGATTTTAAGGGAGTTGAGAGATAAAGTAAACCCCCGATAGCCCTCAAAGTTCAGATTGCATCAAAGTGGATAAATAAAGGGTATAAAATCTCTATTGTTTTAGACTTTGTTGGGCTTAATTCTTCCACTTACTACAGTAATATAAATAGAAAAACTGAGAGTGAAAGTACTAATAGCAGCAATTCCAATAATCCTCAAGGAAGACCTGTCCCTGGGTATTCTCTAACTGAATCAGGTGAAAAAATATCTGATGAACAGATTAAAGAATGGCTCTTAGAACTGGTTGCAGGAGATGGCTTCCCTTATGGTTACAGGAAACTTACAGTCTGTTTAAAAGAAGACTATAACTTGAAAATAAATAAGAAAAAAGTATACAGGTTATGCAAAGAACTGGATATATTAAGATCGCAAAGAAAAATCAAAAAATTTAGACCTAAAAAGATTGCAAAACAGGAAGAAATTACAGAACCAAATCAACTCTGGCAGATGGATTTAAAATACGGCTACATAAATGGAACAGATCAGTTCTTTTTCCAGATGTCAGTAATTGATGTCTTTGATAAGACTGTTATAGATTATCACCTGGGACTAAGCTGTAAAGCTAAAGATACCTGCAGGGTATTAAAGGCTGCTTTAAATAAAAGAAAGCTGTATAAAGGCATGAATTTGCCTAAAATTAGAACAGATAATGGACCACAATTTGTCTCTAAATTATTTGGAGACACCTGTGAAAAACTGGGGGTAGAGCATCAGAGAATTCCAGTTAGAACACCTAATATGAATGCTCATATAGAATCATTTCATTCGGTTTTAGAAAAAGATTGTTATTCAATTAATGAATTCAGTAGTTTTATTGACGCCTATAAAAAAGTCAGTGAGTATATGAATTATTATAACAACAGATACCGTCATGGCAGTCTTAATGATATGCCTCCAGCAAAATTTTATAAACTGGCTAAAGCAGAAAAAATAGTTGCTGAACCAGTACTCGCCTAAATCAAAAAATGAGAAACTAAGAATGAGCGAGCTTAACAAACATATTTTCCATATTTAGGGGGTTGAACCGAGATGAGTTTTGTTGGGCCAAGACCACCACTTTTTTCTCAAAAGCAGCTGGTAAAAAATCGCAAGCAGTATAAAATAGATCAATTTAAGCCAGGAATTACCGGCTGGGCTCAAATCAATGGACGAGATGATATTGATGATCAGGTAAAGTTTGAATATGATCTGTATTATAAGAAAAATTATTCTTTTCTGCTTGACCTTAAAATAATAATGATAACTTTTCTACAGGTCATTAAGCAAGAGGGATTAATTGAGCACAAGTAGAGATATCAAAACATATAATAAATTAAATAAATACAATAATAAATCTAACACTCACTATAACACTACTCCTACTAAAATTTATTTGTCTTATTGACAGTAGGGGCCTTTTTATTTTTAGATAATTGAATTTGTAATAAAAATTCACTATAATTGAGTTAGAATAACAGGGAGAAATTTAAACTTTGGGGAGTTGAAATTTATGCTCGAATATTTATTAAAATTGTATAAAAAACCACGTTTAATAATCATAGATTTATTATTGATTAATTTTGCCTTAATATTTTCTTTTATGCTTCGTTTTGATGAAAATTGGCTGCAGTATTTTAGATTCAGCTATTTTATTGCAATTACTATAATTAGTTTTGTAATCCTATATTTCTCATCTCTATATAACAAGATGTGGCAGTATGCCAGCATGTCAGAACTATACTCCATTTTTAAAGCTGCTCTAGCGATTAATTTTGTTTTTGTGATCTACCTATATTTCTTTAGAGTTGCTTTTCCCCGCAGTATAATAGCAATTAATCTGATGTCAAATATCTTTTTGCTGGGTGGATTTAGATTTTCTTTGCGGCTGCTCAAGGACTTTTTGAACCGCAACCAAAACAAAAAATCTAAAAGTAGAGTTTTGATTATTGGTGCCGGTGATGCAGCAGAAATAATCATTAGAGAAATGCACAAACATCCAGAATTAGGCAAAAAAATAGTTGGTTTGGTAGATGATGATCCTGACAAACAATCACTGGAAATTCATGGTTATGAAGTACTTGGAAAAACCAAAAAGATACCCCAACTTATAGAAGAATATGATGTAGATGAAGTTATTATAGCAATACCTTCTGCAGAAGGTAAGACAATTAAAAGGCTATATAAACTCAGTAATAAAAAAGATGTAAAGGTCAAAATAGTACCTGGAGTTTATGAAATACTCAAAGGTGATGTTTCCTTAAATCAGATTAGGGAAGTTAAAGTAGAAGACCTTTTAAGAAGAGATCAGGTCGACTTAATTACTGATGAAATATCTGACTATCTGGAAGAAAAAACTATTTTAGTAACAGGTGGTGGAGGTTCAATCGGTTCTGAACTCTGCCGACAGTTAGCAAAATTTAATCCAAAAGAAATAATTATTTTTGATATTAATGAAAACAATACATACTTTTTAGAACGCGATTTAGAAGATGAATATCCTGATTTAAAGATAACATCTATTATCGGTAGTATTAGAGATAAGAATAAACTACAGAATTTATTTAGAGAATTTGAAATTGATGTAGCCTTTCATGCAGCTGCTCACAAACATGTTCCCTTAATGGAAACAAGCCCAGAAGAGGCTGTTAAAAATAATATTCTAGGAAGTAGAAATGTAGCTGAAGTTGCTGCTGAATTTAAGATTGATCGTTTTGTTTTAATTTCCACCGATAAAGCGGTAAATCCAACCAATGTTATGGGGGCTTCTAAAAGAGCTGCCGAAATGATAGTCCAGTCAATTAATAAAAAGTCTGAAACGAAATTTATGGCAGTTCGCTTTGGCAATGTTTTAGGCAGCCAGGGAAGTGTAATTCCTTTATTTAAGAAGCAGATTGCCAATGGTGGGCCTTTAACGGTAACCCACAAAGATATAACCCGCTATTTTATGACCATCCCTGAGGCTTCTCAGCTTGTTATACAGGCCGGAGCATTAGGTGAAGGGGGAGAGGTCTTTGTGCTCGATATGGGTGAACCGGTTAAAATTATGGAATTAGCAGAGGATTTAATTAATCTTTCTGGTTTAACTCCCTATGAAGATATTGATATCGATGTAGTTGGGTTAAGACCGGGAGAAAAGCTTTATGAAGAACTGCTCTGTAATACAGAAGATAATATTGCGACAAAACATCAAAGGATCTTTATCAATAATCTGGAGGCTGTGGATGGAGAGTTTTTAAATATGCATCTAAGTAAATTGGAAAGATTAGCTGAGCAAGCTGATGCTTTAGAGATCATCTCTGCTTTAGTTAATCTTGTTGATAGTTATCAACCGAGGCGAGATAATGTAAAAAAGATCGATTTTAAAAATAAACAGAAATCATCTTAGCTTTTCATAAGGCTTTCTTTTCCTTTTTTGAACTAAAATGCTAAAATTAAATAACTTTCGATATCTCCTGCTATTTAAAAGATGGCAGGATTTTTTTATTTCAACTGCAACATAATGCTCACTGTGTTGAATAATGAATTTTTAATATTAATGAGGTTAAAAAATATTATTTGCTAATTAATAGCAAAATAATGTATAATAATTGTATATGGAGAATACGAGGGAAGGCAGGTGAAACAGATGTCAGAACCTAAATTTTTAGAGAAACTTATGAGTCGCTTTGATGAAATAGACAGCCGCTTTGATGATATAGACAGCCGTTTTGATAAGGTTGACAGTCGCTTTGATGAGCTAGAAAAAAATACAGACGATCGTTTTGATAAGGTTGACAGTCGCTTTGATGAGCTAGAAAAAAATACAGACGATCGTTTCGATAAGGTTGACAGTCGCTTTGATGAGCTAGAAAAAAATACAGACGATCGTTTTGATAAGGTTGATAAAGTTCTTGAAGAACAAAGTATTGAACTTTACAATGTTAAAAATATACTTAAAAAACATAGTAGCCAATTTGATGAAATAAATTATACTACTAAGATGATTCATAATCAGACTGTTCGCCTCAGCCTTGAACAGGCTAACTTAAATATGAAAATTGATAAAATCACAAAATCTGATGATCAAAAAGAGAGCAAAAATATTAACAGCATATAATTTTGCTACAAATTAAAATATTTTAGAGCAGTTCTTAAGGTTTTTTAATGAACTGCTCTTTTTAAATTGGGTTATTTTTTACTTGCAATTACATATTTAATATTTTGTAGAGGATTTAAAGCTGTGCTATAATTAAAATAGAAATGATAATATAAACGGACCGGAGGGATACAATGAATATTGGTGTTATCGGCAGCAGTGTTTGTTCCAACCAAACCTATGAGACAGCAGTAGAAATAGGTAGTTTAATTGCTGAACAGGGAGCTGTCCTTGTTTGTGGCGGCAGAAGCGGAGTAATGGAAGGGGCAGCTGAAGGTGCTTTAAAAAAAGATGGTACAACTGTCGGTATTTTACCGGGAATGGATCGGCAGCAAGCTAACGAGTTTGTCAAATATCCAGTTGCTACAGGTATTGGCCAGGCTAGAAATTTAATTGTTGTTCTCAATTCAGATGTAGTGATTGCTGTAGAAGGTAAATATGGGACACTTTCAGAAATAGCTTTAGCTTTAAAGCATGGGATTTCTGTTGTTAGTCTTAATAGCTGGGATTTAAGTAAAATTACTTTAGATAATAGTATTAATAAGTTTTTCTTCAAGGTTGAAACAGCAGAAGAGGCGGTTGGAAAAGCCTGTCAGCTAGGAGAAAAAAGAAAAAGATAAAAAGAGAATTAAAAATGAAAAATATCTTTTAAATGACAAACATATGTTTGACTTGCATAAATCTTTATGATATAATTTAATAAATGAGAGTATTTTTTTACTTTCAGTCATTAAAGCCTGAACTAAAATTTTAATTTAGGGGGAGATGAATTTCAACGGTCTTGATTTTCTATATATTTCTTTACAGCATCAATACTAGCTCCACCTGTAGACACAATTGTATATGATAATCTAAAAGTGACCCAGGATAATAATTTAAAATTGACCCGTTTAAATAGATAATATAAACTGTCCATAATAAAATAAAAATTATGGGCAGGTGAAAAAGGTGATAAAATTGAATGAAAAAGCCGATATTCTAATTAAACATTTTGTCGAGGGTCAATCAATTAGAAAAATAGCTAGAGAGTCAGAATTTTCAAGAAATACTATCCGCAAATATATCCGAGATCATGAAGAAAAACTTCAGAATCTGGATAAAGCAAAATCCAGAGATGAAATATTAACCTTAATTGAATCTCTAGTAGAAACTCCTGAGTATGACAGCTCTAACCGTAATAAATATAAAATGAATGAAGCTATCAAAAAAGATATTGATTACTGCATTAAAGAAAACAAAAAACGGCGAGCAACAGGTATGCGTAAGCTGCAGCGTAAAAAGATTGATATTCATGAATATCTGCTCGGTAAAGGTCATGATATTAGTTACTCAACAGTCTGCAACTACATCAGAAACACCTATGAAAATGCAGCCAAAGAAGCATATATAAAACAGCTCTATCATGAAGGAGAATCCCTTCAGTTCGACTATGGTGAAGCCAATTTAGAAATTGCAGGTAAAAACAAAACCCTTAATATGGCTCTATTCACAACTGGTTTTGGTTTTCATCACTATGGTAAATTTTATGCTAATAAAAAGATGACTTCATTTTTAGATGCTCATGTTAAAGCATTTAAGAACTTCAATGGAGTATATCATGAAGTAGTTTATGATAATTTAAAACAGGCTGTAAAAAGATTCGTTGGTCCTTCTGAAAAAGAAGCTACTGAGGATCTAGTTAAGCTTTCCCTCTACTATGGCTTTAAATACCGCTTTTGTAACGCATATCGCGGGAACGAAAAAGGCAAAGTTGAGAAAGGCGTTGATTTCGTCAGGCGGCGGATCTTCTCCCAGAAAACAAGTTTTGAATCCATAGAAGAAGCAAATGAGTATCTTGCTGCAGGACTAAAAAGGCTTAACTCAATGAAAAAAGCTGAATTAGATAACAGATCACCATATGAGCTCTGGCAGCAGGAAATACCATATCTACTGCCTTTAAAACCTCCATATGAGGCCTGCAGAGAAAAAGAATGTAGAGTCAATAAATACAGCTTTGTAACCTTTGAGCAGAATAAATATTCTGTACCTGATCATCTTGTTGGAAGATTTGTTAACAGCAGAATTTACTCAGATTATATAAAAATATACTACAACGATGAGCTGGTAGCAAAGCATCAGAGAATATATGAAGTTCATAAATGCAGTATTGAAATAGAACATTATCTTCTAACTCTAAAAAGAAAGCCTGGTGCATTGAA contains:
- a CDS encoding helix-turn-helix domain-containing protein yields the protein MLDYEVIAKRLKEARKERNYSQQEVANFIGKKRSQISYYARN
- a CDS encoding type II toxin-antitoxin system RelE family toxin; translation: MSDYSIEIIHLIKNDLKKLKHQKEDAINQIISLENNPVKKSKSLSGILKGLRSFQFTLADGQYRAIFKILEDNKVYLLIIIGSRQNIYLEAKRRVKSLKKQVLI
- a CDS encoding AbrB/MazE/SpoVT family DNA-binding domain-containing protein gives rise to the protein MNDKLVVKVDSRGRITIPKEAREAADIESGDALFMNLSPGRVELTRAIEDPIVELAAYAESEYKKGNTQNLRDFAKEEGIKLDE
- a CDS encoding sugar transferase codes for the protein MFFKRLFDFILSIFLIICLAPFLIIIAILIRLESKGSPIFAQERVGQDSNPFTIYKFRTMRIDTPDVPTNEFNDRDKYITKMGKFLRVTSLDELPQLFNILKGEIYIAP
- a CDS encoding IS3-like element ISHahy4 family transposase (programmed frameshift), which codes for MANRKYSDETKEQIVKECREIGNTALVARRHNISKHTVYSWVKKAKETGSVRSLPKDEKKQMKEIENRLSKMSDENDKLKKIVAEKELELAILRELRDKVKPPIALKVQIASKWINKGYKISIVLDFVGLNSSTYYSNINRKTESESTNSSNSNNPQGRPVPGYSLTESGEKISDEQIKEWLLELVAGDGFPYGYRKLTVCLKEDYNLKINKKKVYRLCKELDILRSQRKIKKFRPKKIAKQEEITEPNQLWQMDLKYGYINGTDQFFFQMSVIDVFDKTVIDYHLGLSCKAKDTCRVLKAALNKRKLYKGMNLPKIRTDNGPQFVSKLFGDTCEKLGVEHQRIPVRTPNMNAHIESFHSVLEKDCYSINEFSSFIDAYKKVSEYMNYYNNRYRHGSLNDMPPAKFYKLAKAEKIVAEPVLA
- a CDS encoding sugar transferase — encoded protein: MSFVGPRPPLFSQKQLVKNRKQYKIDQFKPGITGWAQINGRDDIDDQVKFEYDLYYKKNYSFLLDLKIIMITFLQVIKQEGLIEHK
- a CDS encoding polysaccharide biosynthesis protein, which produces MLEYLLKLYKKPRLIIIDLLLINFALIFSFMLRFDENWLQYFRFSYFIAITIISFVILYFSSLYNKMWQYASMSELYSIFKAALAINFVFVIYLYFFRVAFPRSIIAINLMSNIFLLGGFRFSLRLLKDFLNRNQNKKSKSRVLIIGAGDAAEIIIREMHKHPELGKKIVGLVDDDPDKQSLEIHGYEVLGKTKKIPQLIEEYDVDEVIIAIPSAEGKTIKRLYKLSNKKDVKVKIVPGVYEILKGDVSLNQIREVKVEDLLRRDQVDLITDEISDYLEEKTILVTGGGGSIGSELCRQLAKFNPKEIIIFDINENNTYFLERDLEDEYPDLKITSIIGSIRDKNKLQNLFREFEIDVAFHAAAHKHVPLMETSPEEAVKNNILGSRNVAEVAAEFKIDRFVLISTDKAVNPTNVMGASKRAAEMIVQSINKKSETKFMAVRFGNVLGSQGSVIPLFKKQIANGGPLTVTHKDITRYFMTIPEASQLVIQAGALGEGGEVFVLDMGEPVKIMELAEDLINLSGLTPYEDIDIDVVGLRPGEKLYEELLCNTEDNIATKHQRIFINNLEAVDGEFLNMHLSKLERLAEQADALEIISALVNLVDSYQPRRDNVKKIDFKNKQKSS
- a CDS encoding TIGR00725 family protein, with translation MNIGVIGSSVCSNQTYETAVEIGSLIAEQGAVLVCGGRSGVMEGAAEGALKKDGTTVGILPGMDRQQANEFVKYPVATGIGQARNLIVVLNSDVVIAVEGKYGTLSEIALALKHGISVVSLNSWDLSKITLDNSINKFFFKVETAEEAVGKACQLGEKRKR
- the istA gene encoding IS21 family transposase: MIKLNEKADILIKHFVEGQSIRKIARESEFSRNTIRKYIRDHEEKLQNLDKAKSRDEILTLIESLVETPEYDSSNRNKYKMNEAIKKDIDYCIKENKKRRATGMRKLQRKKIDIHEYLLGKGHDISYSTVCNYIRNTYENAAKEAYIKQLYHEGESLQFDYGEANLEIAGKNKTLNMALFTTGFGFHHYGKFYANKKMTSFLDAHVKAFKNFNGVYHEVVYDNLKQAVKRFVGPSEKEATEDLVKLSLYYGFKYRFCNAYRGNEKGKVEKGVDFVRRRIFSQKTSFESIEEANEYLAAGLKRLNSMKKAELDNRSPYELWQQEIPYLLPLKPPYEACREKECRVNKYSFVTFEQNKYSVPDHLVGRFVNSRIYSDYIKIYYNDELVAKHQRIYEVHKCSIEIEHYLLTLKRKPGALKKSLAFHQMAPDLKEIYKLYYDNYTRKTKEFIELLELVSEKGLDEIKGAIETLSKNKKSMVTTANIKVLVQKENTPDFTISSEINENSLELLKKWDTMFSLQNHQEVIQ